The following nucleotide sequence is from Paenibacillus andongensis.
GTAATGTCGTGGGTATGATGCCTCATCCGGAGCGTGCCGTTCATGAGATTCTTGGCTCCGCAGATGGTAAGAAAATGTTCACATCAATTCTAAGCGCTTGGAGGGAGAAACATGACGCAGCAGCTATCCGTTAATGAACCAACAGCCGAGCAAATCGCGGAGCAGAAAATTTACAAGCAAATGGGCGTAACGGACGAAGAGTTTGCCAAAATTTGCGGCTTCCTTGGACGCAATCCGAACTATGTCGAGATCGGTGTATTCAGCGTTATGTGGTCCGAGCACTGTTCATACAAAAATTCCAAACCTGTACTTCGTAAATTCCCAGTGACTGGACCTCGTGTTCTGATGGGACCTGGCGAAGGCGCAGGGATTGTAGATATCGGAGACAACCAAGCGGTTGTTTTCAAAATTGAAAGTCATAACCATCCTTCAGCGATCGAGCCTTATCAAGGCGCGGCGACAGGTGTGGGCGGTATTATTCGTGATATTTTCTCCATGGGCGCACGCCCGGTAGCGCTTCTGAATTCCTTGCGTTTCGGTAAGCTGGAAAATGACCGCGTGAAGTACTTGTTCGAGCACGTTGTCTCCGGAATCGCAGGATACGGCAACTGTATCGGGATTCCGACAGTCGGCGGCGAAGTCATGTTCGACGAGAGCTACGAGGGGAACCCGCTCGTTAATGCGATGTGTGTGGGTCTTATCGACCACAACATGATTCAACGCGGTGTTGCCAAAGGTGTAGGCAACCCAGTATTCTATGTCGGTCCGGCAACGGGCCGCGACGGTATCCACGGTGCGACGTTCGCATCCGAGGAGCTGACGGCGGAGTCCGAAGCGAAGCGCCCAGCGGTACAAGTGGGCGATCCGTTCATGGAGAAGCTCGTGCTGGAAGCGTGCTTAGAGTTAATTAATTCCGGCATCGTGCTCGGAATTCAAGATATGGGTGCTGCGGGGCTGACTTGCTCCAGCGCAGAGATGGCTAGTAAAGCGGGCAACGGCATGGAGCTTTACCTCGATGAAGTTCCGCAGCGCGAAGAAGGCATGACAGCGTATGAAATGATGCTGTCTGAGTCTCAAGAGCGTATGCTCTTCGTTGTTGAGCCGAAGCATGAGGCGCAAGCTAAGGGCATTTTTGAGCGCTGGGGTCTCCACTGCGCCAAAGTTGGCAAGGTAACCGATGACGGTTACCTGAAGCTGATCCACCACGGTGAAGTCGTGGGGAACATGCCTGTCGGCGCACTCGTCGACGAGTGCCCGGTGTACAATAAGCCGAGCCAAGTGCCGGCTTATTACGAAGCTAGCGCATCGATCGACACGACTCGTTACCCTGAGGTAACGAAATTGACGGATGCGCTTAAGGCTGTCCTCGCGTCTCCGACGGTAGCGAGCAAAGAGTGGGTGTACAACCAGTATGACCACATGGTTCGTACGGATACTGCAGTGCGTCCGGGTTCGGACGCAGCGGTTGTGACCATTCGCGGTACCCGCAAGGGCCTCGCGATGACAACCGACTGCAACGGACGCTACGTGTTCCTGGATCCGGAAGTTGGCGGACGGATTGCAGTATCAGAAGCAGCGCGTAACGTTGTTTGCTCCGGCGCTGAGCCGCTCGCAGTTACGGACAACCTGAACTTCGGTAGTCCAGACAAGCCTGAGATCTTCTGGCAGCTGGAGAAATCCACTGACGGTATGGCAGAAGCTTGCCGCTTCTTGGATACGCCGGTTATTGGCGGTAACGTCTCGCTTTACAACGAGAACGCCAAAGGTGCGATCTACCCAACTCCGGTTATCGGGATGGTTGGTCTTGTTCATGACATCGACCACATCACGACGCAAAGCTTCAAAAAAGAAGGCGACATCATCATCCTGCTCGGCGAGACGAAAGCGGAGCTCGGCGGCAGCGAATTCCAATATGTGATTCACGGTGTTACCGAAGGCCGTCCTCCAGAATTGGATTTGGCTACGGAGAAACGTTTGCAAAATGCTGTACTAAAAGCCATTCAAGAAGGTCTTGTCGCTTCTGCGCATGACTTATCCGAAGGCGGCTTGGCCGTTGCTTTGGCTGAAAGCTGTATCGGCGGTAAATTGGGCGCAGCTGTTAATGTGGCGTCTGACCTACGTCCTGACTTCACGCTATTCAGTGAAACACAATCCCGTATTTTGCTGAGTGCTTCCCCTGATAAAGCGGACGCTTTGAAGCACTGGATTGCTTCACAAGGCGTACCATATCAAGAAATTGGAACAGTTACAGGTACTGATGATTTGACGGTTAAAATCAACAACGAACAGCGTCTCCAGTCTCCGGTAAGCGAGCTGGCGAAAGTCTGGAAGGATGCGATTCCATGTCTAATGGCGTGAAACAATCAGAGGCCCTAAAGCTTCCTGCTGCTCCTGTTGTCCAAGTGGGCGACGGGCAGCACGAGCTTTGGACAGGAGAGTATTTCAACGAAGGTGTCGGCGGCCAAGGCGGATTGTTCGATAAGCTGAATGAAGAGTGCGGAGTGTTCGGGGTGTACGGTCATCCCGACGCTTCCTCTCTGTGCTACTACGGCTTGCATGCGCTGCAGCATCGTGGACAGGAAAGTGCCGGCATCTGTACAGTGGATGACGGTAAGTTTAACTACTACCGTGGTATGGGGCTTGCCAAAGAGGTGTTCACCAATGAAAATTTGGAGCCTCTCTCAGGGGCGACAGCTGTCGCGCACGTCCGCTATTCTACAGCGGGCGAAAGCAAGCTAGCGAATGCACAACCGCTTGTTTTCAAATACCGTGAGGGCGATCTTGCGATTGCGACGAATGGTAACCTTGATAATGCGAACATTATAAAAAGGGAGCTTGAGCGCAAGGGTTCGATTTTCCAAACGACAAGCGACACCGAAGTGATGGCGCATCTGATTGCTCGTTCGGAGCACGATGATATCGTCGATGCGGTTAAAGATGCGATGAATCAAGTCATCGGCGGCTTTGCCTTCCTGATCACTACCAAAGATAAATTGATTGCTGCGCTAGATCCGAACGGACTTCGTCCCTTCATGATCGGCCGTCTGGGAGAGGCGTACTTGTTCGCCTCCGAGTCCTGCGCCTTCGATGCGGTGGGAGCTACTTATTTCCGTGATGTACAGCCGGGGGAAATCATTGTGATTGACCGTGACGGCTTCCGCTCAGAGCGGTTCACGGAAAGCGGTCGACGCGCGATTTGTGCCATGGAATATATCTACTTTGCTCGTCCGGACAGCGACATCGATACGGTGAACATTCACTCCGCACGTAAGCGGATGGGTAAAAGACTGGCGATGGAAGCTTTCGTCGATGCGGATGTGGTAACGGGCGTGCCGGATTCGAGTATTTCGGCTGCGATTGGTTTTGCGGAACAAACGGGTATCCCTTATGAGCTGGGTCTGATCAAGAACCGCTACACAGGCCGGACGTTCATCATTCCAAGCCAAGAGCTTCGTGAGCAAGGGGTTAAAATGAAGCTGAGCGCCGTTCGCAAAGTCGTCGAAGGCAAGCGTGTAGTCATGATTGATGACTCCATCGTGCGCGGGACAACGTCTTTAAGGATTGTGAATTTGCTTAGGGAAGCCGGCGCAACAGAAGTGCATGTGCGTATCTCTTCGCCGCCTTTTATGAACCCATGCTACTACGGGATTGATACACCGGATCGGAAAGAGCTGATTGCTGCGATGAATTCGATCGAAGAGATTCGTAAAGCGATCAACGCGGATTCCCTGCATTTTCTGACCAAAGAAGGGCTGTTAGATTCAATCGGTCAAGGGTCGGCAGGGTCGGAGAGCGGCTACTGTACGGCTTGCTTCGATAATACCTATCCAACGGAAATTGTGGATGTTACTAAGGTTGGTTGTGCTTGCGATTAGAAATAACGGGATGGTCTTAGGACCTCCCGATACATAGACAAACTAAGGAGTGATTGCTACGTGTCGGATGCTTACAAAAAGGCTGGAGTGGATATCGCGGCGGGAAACGAAGCAGTAGAACGGATGAAAAAGCACGTCAAACGGACATTCCGTCCTGAAGTGTTAACTGACCTCGGCGGCTTCGGCGGGCTGTTCAGCTTGAACAAAGACAAGTACGAGGAGCCTGTGCTTGTGTCTGGGACGGACGGCGTGGGCACGAAGCTGAAGATCGCTTTTGCAATGGATAAGCATGATACGATTGGGATTGATGCTGTCGCGATGTGCGTGAATGATATAATCGTTCAAGGAGCGGAGCCGCTTTTTTTCCTCGACTATCTCGCTTGTGACAAAGTAGTTCCAGAGAAAATTGAAGCTATTGTTAAAGGGATCGCTGACGGTTGTGCGCAGTCTGGCTGCTCACTGATCGGTGGCGAAACGGCGGAAATGCCGGGCATGTATGCGTCAGGGGAGTATGACATTGCCGGCTTTACGGTTGGAATCGTCGACAAGAAAAAGATCATCGATGGTACAACTATTCGTCCTGGAGACGTGGTTCTAGGCCTGGCATCGAGCGGTGTGCACAGTAACGGGTTCTCTCTTGTGCGCAAGCTTTTGCTGGAAGATGGCGGTTATACGCTTCAAGGTCATGTGGATGAGCTGGGCGATAAGCTTGGTAACGTACTTTTGGAGCCGACGAAGCTTTATGTGAAGCCGGTTCTGGCGATGCTTGAAGACGTTGCAATCAAAGGGATGGCACATATTACAGGCGGCGGCT
It contains:
- the purL gene encoding phosphoribosylformylglycinamidine synthase subunit PurL, which gives rise to MTQQLSVNEPTAEQIAEQKIYKQMGVTDEEFAKICGFLGRNPNYVEIGVFSVMWSEHCSYKNSKPVLRKFPVTGPRVLMGPGEGAGIVDIGDNQAVVFKIESHNHPSAIEPYQGAATGVGGIIRDIFSMGARPVALLNSLRFGKLENDRVKYLFEHVVSGIAGYGNCIGIPTVGGEVMFDESYEGNPLVNAMCVGLIDHNMIQRGVAKGVGNPVFYVGPATGRDGIHGATFASEELTAESEAKRPAVQVGDPFMEKLVLEACLELINSGIVLGIQDMGAAGLTCSSAEMASKAGNGMELYLDEVPQREEGMTAYEMMLSESQERMLFVVEPKHEAQAKGIFERWGLHCAKVGKVTDDGYLKLIHHGEVVGNMPVGALVDECPVYNKPSQVPAYYEASASIDTTRYPEVTKLTDALKAVLASPTVASKEWVYNQYDHMVRTDTAVRPGSDAAVVTIRGTRKGLAMTTDCNGRYVFLDPEVGGRIAVSEAARNVVCSGAEPLAVTDNLNFGSPDKPEIFWQLEKSTDGMAEACRFLDTPVIGGNVSLYNENAKGAIYPTPVIGMVGLVHDIDHITTQSFKKEGDIIILLGETKAELGGSEFQYVIHGVTEGRPPELDLATEKRLQNAVLKAIQEGLVASAHDLSEGGLAVALAESCIGGKLGAAVNVASDLRPDFTLFSETQSRILLSASPDKADALKHWIASQGVPYQEIGTVTGTDDLTVKINNEQRLQSPVSELAKVWKDAIPCLMA
- the purF gene encoding amidophosphoribosyltransferase, which gives rise to MSNGVKQSEALKLPAAPVVQVGDGQHELWTGEYFNEGVGGQGGLFDKLNEECGVFGVYGHPDASSLCYYGLHALQHRGQESAGICTVDDGKFNYYRGMGLAKEVFTNENLEPLSGATAVAHVRYSTAGESKLANAQPLVFKYREGDLAIATNGNLDNANIIKRELERKGSIFQTTSDTEVMAHLIARSEHDDIVDAVKDAMNQVIGGFAFLITTKDKLIAALDPNGLRPFMIGRLGEAYLFASESCAFDAVGATYFRDVQPGEIIVIDRDGFRSERFTESGRRAICAMEYIYFARPDSDIDTVNIHSARKRMGKRLAMEAFVDADVVTGVPDSSISAAIGFAEQTGIPYELGLIKNRYTGRTFIIPSQELREQGVKMKLSAVRKVVEGKRVVMIDDSIVRGTTSLRIVNLLREAGATEVHVRISSPPFMNPCYYGIDTPDRKELIAAMNSIEEIRKAINADSLHFLTKEGLLDSIGQGSAGSESGYCTACFDNTYPTEIVDVTKVGCACD
- the purM gene encoding phosphoribosylformylglycinamidine cyclo-ligase; protein product: MSDAYKKAGVDIAAGNEAVERMKKHVKRTFRPEVLTDLGGFGGLFSLNKDKYEEPVLVSGTDGVGTKLKIAFAMDKHDTIGIDAVAMCVNDIIVQGAEPLFFLDYLACDKVVPEKIEAIVKGIADGCAQSGCSLIGGETAEMPGMYASGEYDIAGFTVGIVDKKKIIDGTTIRPGDVVLGLASSGVHSNGFSLVRKLLLEDGGYTLQGHVDELGDKLGNVLLEPTKLYVKPVLAMLEDVAIKGMAHITGGGFIENIPRVLPDGVNVEIQYGSWPILPIFSLMQREGGISNNDMFRTFNMGIGMVVIVDADDAEKAIAAAEAQGEKAYRLGVVTEGERVVTFQGAEV